A single Rhopalosiphum padi isolate XX-2018 chromosome 4, ASM2088224v1, whole genome shotgun sequence DNA region contains:
- the LOC132929139 gene encoding HSPB1-associated protein 1 — MNNIKNFIESSQVPIVFNNMLDDWDPFKWNLDKWNSIFEHQSLDCRKGKITCTKEPLWENKCLHENHSFSEIIKMSNDIENSGQWLYFDYKYIGEKVDEKIFKSISWKKFGYENLGPKDSTLWIGSIGAHTPCHQDLYGINLVAQVHGKKRWILMPPEMGKYLKPSRIPYEESSCYSKINFSCPDNIQDIDDACRCVTVVLSPGDVLIVPHKWWHYVENLTTAVSINTWIQIPKYDNMARLSESLVRFMVSSICSGVSKNIQSRLLNPNEAFSSSMTAESINFIDQSIKIIKTEEDTTDSEEPDSTSLIKYQYKTYEPDQCLSKVEFDTKYHRHNHTISSLKPDLNTDISYRLLDSLCSDTVINQIVNSLIKED, encoded by the exons atgaataacattaaaaactttATCGAATCGTCTCAAGTaccaattgtttttaataatatgttagatgATTGGGATCCATTTAAATGGAATTTAGATAAATGGAACAGTATATTTGAACATCAGTCATTAGACTGTAGAAAAGGAAAAATTACGTGTACTAaa GAACCTTTATGGGAAAATAAGTGTTTGCACGAAAATCATTCATTTAGCGAAATTATTAAGATGTCAAATGATATCGAGAACAGTGGACAAtggttatattttgattataagtaCATTGGAGAAAAAGTTGATGAAAAGATATTCAaa tcaatATCATGGAAGAAGTTTGGTTATGAAAATTTAGGTCCAAAAGATTCGACTTTATGGATTGGAAGTATTGGTGCTCACACACCATGTCATCAAGACTTATATGGTATTAATTTGGTGGCTCAAGTTCACGGAAA AAAACGTTGGATTTTAATGCCACCTGAAATGGGAAAATATCTGAAGCCATCTAGAATTCCTTATGAAGAATCAAGTTGTTATAGCAAAATTAACTTTTCATGTCCAGACAATATTcaag ATATTGACGATGCTTGTAGATGTGTGACAGTGGTTTTATCACCAGGCGATGTACTAATTGTTCCACATAAATGGTGGCATTATGTTGAAAACTTAACTACTGCTGTTAGTATTAATACTTGGATACAGATTCCTAAATATGACAATATGGCTCGATTAAGTGAGTCCTTGGTTCGTTTTATGGTGAGCAGTATATGTTCTGGtgtatctaaaaatattcaatcaagATTACTAAATCCAAATGaa GCATTTTCATCATCCATGACTGCAgagtcaattaattttattgatcaaagcattaaaata ataaaaactgAAGAAGATACTACAGATTCAGAAGAACCAGATTCAACTTCGCTCATAAAATATCAGTATAAAACCTATGAACCTGATCAATGTTTATCTAAAGTGGAGTTTGATACAAAATATCACAGACATAACCATACTATAAGTTCTTTAAAACCAGATTTAAATACTGATATTAGTTATAGATTATTAGATTCTTTATGCAGTGATACTGTAATAAATCAAAttgttaatagtttaataaaagaaGATTAA
- the LOC132929138 gene encoding zinc finger protein 468-like produces MTSNVKTENNTELGMMPSQLLNVVINDSNGSKKNQTMATISSMSKSMKRALESETTIIPIYTNSNFKQTKLENGHFRRKDISTVNDFPIKLPATLLAECTIEISNKPSNNSIHHNEKSLTIRNRNLTNYQNKFAVEKQLKATENEVSEVDIRDMMTSVEAVYSDDEDIPKPVKPWNLETKQPEILFPFSCEYCPNKFSNRGALWQHTVAFHTIEKTCECNLCGRKFYRNCSLALHMKSHSDEYNCACSICGREFNRFTLLQRHAKLHSEVAQYKCTACNKSFDDLNTLQLHAAEHKDKLACEQCEAVFTTKESLDIHMEAMHGDHQEDVIQVRMNGGEKSYACRFCGKTYGAKAIVKKHELIHTGERLKCEECGIEFTQKSSLMRHTKRIHPTANT; encoded by the exons ATGACGTCTAATGTCAAAACAGAAAATAATACTGAACTGGGCATGATGCCGTCGCAATTATTGAACGTTGTAATTAACGATTCTAATGGtagtaaaaaaaaccaaaccatGGCTACAATTTCATCAATGTCAAAATCAATGAAACGAGCATTGGAGTCTGAAACCACAATAATTCCTATatatacaaattcaaatttcaa GCAAACCAAGTTAGAAAATGGACATTTCAGACGCAAGGATATATCCACAGTAAATGATTTTCCCATTAAACTGCCCGCTACACTATTAGCTGAGTGTACCattgaaatttcaaataaacCAAGTAACAATTCTAT acaTCACAATGAAAAGAGTTTAACTATTAGAAACCGTAACttaacaaattatcaaaacaaatttGCAGTTGAAAAAcag TTAAAAGCTACAGAAAATGAAGTATCCGAAGTAGATATTCGCGACATGATGACAAGCGTTGAAGCTGTTTACTCCGATGATGAAGACATTCCAAAACCTGTAAAACCCTGGAATTTAGAAACAAAACAACCAGAAATTCTTTTTCCATTTTCATGTGAATATTGTCCAAATAAATTCAGCAACCGTGGTGCTCTCTGGCAACATACTGTTGCCTTTCATACTATTGAAAAAACATGTGAATGTAATTTATGTGGACGTAAATTTTATCGTAACTGCAGTCTTGCATTACATATGAAAAGCCACTCAGACGAATACAACTGCGCTTGTTCCATTTGTGGTCGCGAATTCAATCGATTTACATTATTGCAGAGACATGCTAAGCTACATTCAGAGGTGGCTCAATACAAGTGTACAGCTTGTAACAAGTCATTTGATGATCTGAACACATTGCAATTGCATGCAGCTGAACATAAAGACAAATTGGCATGTGAACAGTGTGAAGCTGTGTTCACCACTAAAGAATCATTGGATATACACATGGAGGCTATGCATGGTGACCATCAAGAAGATGTCATACAAGTCAGGATGAATGGAGGTGAAAAATCATACGCATGTCGTTTTTGTGGTAAAACTTATGGGGCCAAAGCAATAGTTAAGAAACATGAACTAATCCACACTGGTGAACGACTGAAATGCGAAGAATGTGGTATTGAGTTTACACAGAAATCATCACTAATGCGACATACAAAACGCATACATCCAACTGCCAAcacatag
- the LOC132930910 gene encoding cardioactive peptide isoform X2 yields the protein MNPSILTLVWMSILVSLVQTVFADDVIMQKRYFDNDNPVAEPIRRKKPFCNAFTGCGRKRSDESMATLVELRSEPAVEEISRQIMSEAKLWEAIQEARLELLRQQRQNKAERMEMKPFPAGLRRKRRSFATSDKC from the exons ATGAATCCATCAATATTGACCCTCGTCTGGATGAGTATACTAGTATCTCTAGTCCAAACTGTGTTTGCCGATGACGTCATTATGCAAAAAAGG TATTTCGACAACGATAATCCGGTAGCTGAACCAATCAGAAGAAAAAAACCTTTTTGCAACGCATTTACAG gtTGTGGTCGTAAGAGATCGGATGAATCAATGGCCACCTTAGTTGAACTTCGTTCAGAACCGGCTGTTGAAGAGATTAGCAGGCAGATAATGTCTGAGGCTAAGCTTTGGGAAGCGATTCAAGAAGCTCGACTTGAATTACTACGTCAACAAAGACAAAATAAAGCA GAAAGAATGGAAATGAAACCTTTTCCCGCGGGTTTAAGAAGAAAACGTCGATCTTTTGCCACCAGTGACAAATGTTAA
- the LOC132930910 gene encoding cardioactive peptide isoform X1: MFAQGHSSTAMNPSILTLVWMSILVSLVQTVFADDVIMQKRYFDNDNPVAEPIRRKKPFCNAFTGCGRKRSDESMATLVELRSEPAVEEISRQIMSEAKLWEAIQEARLELLRQQRQNKAERMEMKPFPAGLRRKRRSFATSDKC, encoded by the exons atgtttgcACAAGGCCATTCATCGACAGCCATGAATCCATCAATATTGACCCTCGTCTGGATGAGTATACTAGTATCTCTAGTCCAAACTGTGTTTGCCGATGACGTCATTATGCAAAAAAGG TATTTCGACAACGATAATCCGGTAGCTGAACCAATCAGAAGAAAAAAACCTTTTTGCAACGCATTTACAG gtTGTGGTCGTAAGAGATCGGATGAATCAATGGCCACCTTAGTTGAACTTCGTTCAGAACCGGCTGTTGAAGAGATTAGCAGGCAGATAATGTCTGAGGCTAAGCTTTGGGAAGCGATTCAAGAAGCTCGACTTGAATTACTACGTCAACAAAGACAAAATAAAGCA GAAAGAATGGAAATGAAACCTTTTCCCGCGGGTTTAAGAAGAAAACGTCGATCTTTTGCCACCAGTGACAAATGTTAA
- the LOC132929137 gene encoding trafficking protein particle complex subunit 12: MDRKTPELRPAINEYFKDPSPSSNLFDNISSHATADSKREEPAVCRIFQQIETKKTDIFDIIKPPEDNHNNNPAFDVQEPTFLNTGSDSVELMDIFNHEYELSSIPAEDERRRFAWIPSVKTKNTLEKASQMNHTLPRDMLTMPGVENVNFTIKLYENLVSYLGETEAAAFKSKTIEEVTQDERGLKLLIEDNNFSEALNLTTRLLGMYGQGPGQMGYPSKHTKNSLQLWFTRFALLVKICAWKIISKEALAWDDLDRPDLYMQWYKDLYGNKYGTLVPFSFRLLLAELPQYVISSTNVYNKLFEVLIGVKKIISNLDNGLTEDGRNVELTIQDRNTSKLLWYSREARVIHSIINCAINQKDFKLAIKLLKDLIETPRLKYTIEHSRSLLSAMGRIYLQVGDLKAHGYFLKSSRLKPQLQGTMVENKADYRELIDAALLAIAQNNYKEAYKHFENAYLMDSNKVMALNNMATCLFFEGQLNNAITLLEDAIQRFPDLALNESLLSNICCLYQFQNSASNKQRLLKYHIISKYKNSVTDIIN; the protein is encoded by the exons ATGGATCGGAAAACACCGGAATTACGACCAGCAATTAATGAATACTTCAAAGACCCATCGCCATCATCTAACTTGTTTGATAATATATCTTCTCATGCTACAGCCGACAGCAAACGAGAAGAACCAGCAGTTTGTCGTATATTCCAACAAATTGAAACCAAAAAAACCGATATATTTGACATCATAAAACCTCCAGaggataatcataataataatccagCATTTGATGTCCAAGAAC caacATTCTTAAATACTGGAAGTGACAGTGTTGAACTTATGGATATATTCAATCATGAGTATGAATTATCTTCAATTCCAGCCGAAGATGAAAGACGACGATTTGCTTGGATACCAtctgttaaaacaaaaaatacacttGAAAAGGCTTCACAAATGAATCACACATTACCCAGAGATATGTTAACTATGCCTGGtgttgaaaatgttaatttt acaattaaattatatgaaaatctaGTTTCATATCTTGGCGAAACTGAGGCAGCAGCGTTTAAAAGTAAAACTATTGAAGAAGTCACACAAGATGAACGAGGTTTGAAACTGTTGATTGAAGACAACAACTTCTCTGAAGCACTAAACTTGACAACTCGATTGTTGGGAATGTATGGTCAAGGTCCTGGGCAAATGGGCTATCCAAGTAAACATACAAAAAATTCACTTCAG CTGTGGTTCACAAGATTTGCATTGCTAGTGAAAATTTGTGCATGGAAAATTATTAGCAAAGAAGCATTAGCCTGGGATGATTTAGATCGTCCAGATCTCTACATGCAATGGTATAAGGATCTATATGGTAACAAATACGGGACTCTTGTGCCATTCAGTTTTAGACTTTTACTTGCTGAGCTACCTCAGTATGTGATTTCATCAACCAATGTTTATAACAAACTATTCGAAGTACTCATTGGTGttaaaaaa atcatATCAAATTTAGATAACGGCCTAACTGAAGATGGTAGAAATGTAGAATTGACAATTCAAGACCGAAACACTTCAAAATTACTTTGGTATTCAAGAGAAGCTAGAGttatacattcaattattaaCTGTGCTATAAACCAAAAG gattttaagcttgcaataaaattattaaaagatctCATCGAAACTCCACGATTGAAATACACAATTGAACATTCTCGGTCACTCTTATCTGCAATGGGTCGTATTTATTTACAAGTTGGTGATCTTAAAGCTCATGGATACTTTCTTAAATCATCTCGACTGAAACCTCAATTACA aGGAACAATGGTTGAAAATAAAGCTGATTACCGTGAATTAATAGATGCTGCTTTATTGGCTATCGctcaaaataattacaaagaagcatacaaacattttgaaaatgcaTACTTAATGGACTCAAATAAAGTCATG GCTTTAAATAACATGGctacatgtttattttttgaaggCCAACTAAATAATGCAATAACACTGTTGGAAGACGCTATACAGAGATTTCCAGATTTGGCATTAAATGAAAGTTTATTATCCAATATATGTTGTTTATACCAGTTTCAAAATTCTGCATCTAATAAACAGAGATTACTcaagtatcatattatttcaaaatataaaaacagtgtcaccgatattattaattaa